The following are from one region of the Vitis riparia cultivar Riparia Gloire de Montpellier isolate 1030 chromosome 14, EGFV_Vit.rip_1.0, whole genome shotgun sequence genome:
- the LOC117930988 gene encoding probable inactive ATP-dependent zinc metalloprotease FTSHI 3, chloroplastic — protein sequence MASFSVGSNDGFLITQKNNPLGRYRNLCCSFSVPCCSSISFPALGIRNYRKSQHGLLRNNRIRLLTIENCGNKHAPLGKRENRDLHKRFWLRLRPRLRLLSSRLKRDSIRSMVNEFGALLRKHLKRVTLTTAISVALGLCYLFLKLTTMPSPKIVPYSDLVTSLQSGVVTNVLFEEGSRRIYYNMDPQRPKNTQTIEEIVPVDVPNGNLDDGVSSQNVARTHQGMGVSALRKFSRNRASTPEWQYSTRKIDHDENFLLSLMREKGTAYSSAPQSVLMSMRSILITILSLWIPLTPLMWLLYRQLSAANSPAKKRRPSSQIVSFDDVEGVDAAKVELMEIVSCLQGASDYNKLGAKLPRGVLLVGPPGTGKTLLARAVAGEAGVPFFSVSASEFVELFVGRGAARVRDLFNVARKCAPSIIFIDELDAVGGKRGRSFNDERDQTLNQLLTEMDGFESDMKVIVIAATNRPEALDAALCRPGRFSRKVLVGEPDEEGRRKILAIHLREVPLEEDTHLICNLVASLTQGFVGADLANIVNEAALLAGRRGGESVTREDIMEAIERARFGINDKQSNPSTISRELRKLFPWMPPLMGSQDSRQYALQGPLGYQTLS from the exons ATGGCTTCCTTTTCCGTTGGTTCCAATGATGGGTTTTTGATTACTCAAAAGAACAATCCTTTGGGGAGATATAGAAATCTATGTTGTTCGTTCTCTGTCCCATGCTGTAGTTCAATTTCTTTTCCTGCACTGGGGATCCGTAACTATCGTAAATCTCAACATGGGTTGTTGCGTAACAATAGGATTAGGTTACTCACCATTGAAAACTGTGGAAATAAGCATGCCCCTTtgggaaaaagagagaatagGGATTTACATAAGCGGTTTTGGTTAAGATTGCGACCCAGGCTGCGGTTGTTATCTAGTAGACTGAAAAGGGATTCCATTCGATCAATGGTAAATGAATTTGGAGCACTCTTGCGTAAGCATCTAAAAAGAGTGACTCTTACAACTGCAATTTCTGTTGCACTGGGGCTGTGCTATTTGTTCCTTAAATTGACAACAATGCCATCTCCGAAGATTGTTCCATATTCGGATTTAGTAACAAGCCTGCAGAGTGGGGTAGTGACGAATGTTCTCTTTGAGGAGGGATCTCGTCGCATATACTATAACATGGACCCTCAACGTCCAAAAAATACTCAAACAATTGAAGAAATAGTGCCTGTGGATGTTCCAAATGGGAATTTGGATGATGGAGTTTCCAGCCAAAATGTTGCAAGAACCCACCAAGGAATGGGTGTAAGTGCATTGAGGAAGTTCTCAAGAAACCGAGCTTCTACCCCTGAGTGGCAGTACTCCACAAGAAAGATAGACCATGATGAGAACTTTCTGCTTAGTTTGATGAGAGAAAAGGGAACTGCATACAGCTCAGCACCCCAATCGGTGTTAATGTCAATGAGGAGTATTTTGATTACTATTTTATCTTTGTGGATTCCTTTAACTCCTCTGATGTGGCTTCTTTACCGACAACTTTCTGCTGCTAATAGTCCTGCAAAAAAACGGCGACCTAGTAGTCAGATTGTCAGTTTTGATGATGTTGAGGGTGTAGACGCTGCTAAGGTGGAGCTTATGGAG ATAGTTTCATGCCTGCAAGGAGCCAGTGATTACAACAAACTAGGAGCAAAGTTACCTAGAGGTGTGCTGCTTGTGGGTCCTCCAGGAACAGGGAAGACATTACTAGCTCGTGCAGTGGCTGGAGAAGCAGGGGTACCGTTTTTCAGTGTTTCTGCCAGTGAATTTGTGGAGTTGTTTGTTGGAAGAGGGGCAGCTCGTGTTAGAGACCTTTTTAATGTGGCAAGGAAATGTGCACCATCAATCATATTCATTGATGAACTTGATGCTGTAGGAGGAAAGCGTGGAAGAAGCTTCAATGATGAACGTGACCAAACACTAAACCAG TTACTGACTGAAATGGATGGATTTGAGTCGGACATGAAGGTAATTGTTATTGCAGCAACTAACCGGCCAGAAGCTTTAGATGCAGCTCTCTGTCGGCCTGGTCGCTTCTCAAGGAAAGTACTTGTTGGGGAACCAGATGAAGAAGGGAGAAGGAAGATCTTGGCTATACATCTGAGAGAAGTTCCTCTGGAAGAAGACACACATCTTATCTGCAACCTAGTTGCTTCTCTCACCCAAGGTTTTGTAGGTGCTGACCTTGCAAACATTGTCAATGAAGCTGCTTTACTTGCTGGTCGCAGAG GCGGTGAATCCGTGACAAGGGAAGATATAATGGAAGCTATAGAAAGAGCAAGGTTTGGGATCAACGACAAGCAGTCAAATCCTAGTACAATAAGCAGGGAGCTCAGGAAACTGTTCCCATGGATGCCACCTCTAATGGGTAGTCAGGACTCAAGACAGTATGCCCTGCAAGGGCCCCTAGGCTATCAAACTCTGAGCTGA
- the LOC117931037 gene encoding EVI5-like protein, with protein MSFGLQKLVGDSGMERKRIDDYEPGPIPSPKPLDRFGFIKQEFNTSPEGLSKSRTANDHEREERRVRKWRKMIGIGGSDWKHYVRRKPNVVKRRIRKGIPDCLRGLVWQLISGSRDLLLMNPGVYEQLVIYETSASELDIIRDISRTFPSHVFFQQRHGPGQRSLYNVLKAYSVYDRDVGYVQGMGFLAGLLLLYMSEEDAFWLMVALLKGAVHAPMEGLYLVGLPLVQQYLFQFENLVREQLPRLGEHFTQEVISPSMYASQWFITVFSYSFPFHLALRIWDVFLYEGVKIVFQVGLALLKYCHDDLTKLPFEKLIHALRNFPEDAMNPDTLLPMAYSIKVSKRLEELKLEYEKQNGKQAQSGESSGKQK; from the exons ATGAGTTTTGGGTTGCAGAAGCTTGTTGGAGATAGTGggatggaaaggaaaagaatagaCGACTATGAACCAGGACCAATTCCATCTCCTAAACCACTGGACAGATTTGGATTTATAAAGCAAGAATTTAATACATCTCCTGAAGGGTTAAGCAAGAGTAGGACAGCAAATGACCATGAGCG GGAGGAAAGACGGGttagaaaatggaggaaaatgatTGGAATTGGAGGGAGTGATTGGAAGCATTACGTTAGGAGGAAACCTAATGTGGTTAAAAGACGTATAAGAAAAGGAATTCCTGATTGTTTAAGGGGACTTGTTTGGCAGTTGATCTCAGGAAGTCGTGACCTCTTGCTGATGAACCCTGGAGTTTATGAG CAACTGGTAATATACGAGACATCTGCTTCAGAATTGGATATAATTCGAGATATTTCTCGTACCTTCCCATCACATGTTTTCTTCCAGCAGAGACATGGACCTGGTCAAAGGTCCCTCTACAATGTTTTGAAGGCATACTCTGTGTATGACAGAGATGTTGGATATGTTCAG GGAATGGGATTTTTAGCTGGCTTACTGCTTCTTTATATGAGTGAAGAAGATGCATTCTGGTTGATGGTTGCATTACTTAAAGGAGCTGTTCATGCTCCAATGGAAGGATTATATTTG GTGGGCTTGCCTCTGGTACAGCAATACctttttcagtttgaaaacttGGTGAGGGAGCAGTTGCCAAGGCTGGGAGAACATTTTACTCAAGAAGTGATAAGCCCTAGCATGTATGCAAGTCAGTGGTTCATAACTGTTTTCTCATACTCTTTCCCATTCCATTTGGCTCTTCGAATTTGGGATGTCTTTCTTTATGAG GGTGTTAAAATCGTTTTCCAAGTTGGTCTGGCCCTACTGAAATATTGCCATGATGACTTA ACAAAACTACCTTTTGAGAAACTCATACATGCTTTGCGTAACTTCCCTGAGGATGCAATGAATCCAGATACACTATTACCGATGGCCTACTCAATCaag GTGTCTAAGCGACTAGAGGAGCTGAAGTTGGAGTATGAGAAGCAAAATGGAAAGCAAGCTCAGTCTGGAGAATCTAGTGGAAAGCAGAAATAG
- the LOC117931406 gene encoding pentatricopeptide repeat-containing protein At5g38730, with product MASLVFQCGETQLAKIVCGIVVKGHWNSLLKPNVGSNLTSTIVNLVLLNLSLDGCCVSWAFFKWVESNLNHKHSLQSSWTMIHTLAKHKQFKTAQNLLERIAVRDYLSSPSVLNAVVRIHDDPDSNSQILSWLVIFYANSRMTQDAIQVFEHMRVHGFKPHLHACTVLLNSLAKARLTDMVWKVYKKMVRVGVVPNIHIFNVLIHACCKSGDVEKAEQLLNEMESRFIFPDLFTYNTLISLYCKKGMHYEALGIQDRMERGGVSPDIVTYNSLIYGFCREGRMREALRLFREINGATPNHVTYTTLIDGYCRVNDLEEALRLREVMEVEGLRPGVVTYNSILRKLCEEGKIRDANKLLNEMSERKVEPDNVTCNTLINAYCKIGDMGSAMKVKKKMLEAGLKPDQFTFKALIHGFCKLHEVDSAKEFLFEMLDAGFSPTYSTYSWLVDSYCDQDNKEAVIRLPDELSRKGLFVDISVYRALIRRLCKIDKIESAERIFTLMQGKGMKGDSVVYTSLAYAYFKAGKAIAASDMLDEMAKRRLMITLKIYRCFSASYAGDGSILGLFWDHVIERHLISKNILKYIQQLDVNS from the coding sequence ATGGCAAGCTTGGTTTTTCAATGTGGAGAGACCCAATTGGCAAAAATTGTTTGTGGAATAGTAGTGAAGGGTCACTGGAACAGTCTCTTGAAACCAAATGTTGGGTCTAATCTCACCTCAACGATCGTGAATCTGGTACTACTCAATCTTTCGCTAGATGGGTGTTGTGTTTCTTGGGCATTCTTCAAATGGGTTGAATCCAATTTAAACCATAAGCATTCCTTGCAATCTTCGTGGACCATGATTCACACACTTGCTAAGCACAAACAATTCAAGACTGCACAGAACTTGCTTGAAAGAATTGCTGTTAGAGACTATTTGTCATCGCCTTCAGTTTTGAATGCTGTGGTGAGGATCCATGATGATCCGGATTCGAATTCGCAAATATTGAGCTGGTTAGTGATCTTTTATGCGAATTCGAGGATGACCCAAGACGCAATTCAGGTGTTTGAGCACATGAGGGTGCATGGGTTTAAACCTCATTTGCATGCTTGTACTGTGCTCTTGAATTCATTGGCTAAGGCAAGGTTGACTGACATGGTATGGAAGGTTTATAAGAAGATGGTTCGAGTCGGGGTTGTTCCGAATATACACATCTTCAATGTGCTGATCCATGCTTGTTGCAAGTCTGGGGATGTGGAGAAGGCAGAACAATTGTTAAATGAGATGGAGTCTAGATTTATTTTTCCTGATCTTTTTACGTATAACACACTGATATCACTATACTGCAAGAAGGGTATGCACTATGAAGCTTTGGGTATTCAAGATAGAATGGAAAGAGGAGGAGTGTCTCCTGATATTGTAACTTATAATTCTCTTATTTATGGGTTTTGTAGAGAAGGTAGAATGAGAGAGGCTTTGAGGCTTTTTAGAGAAATCAACGGGGCTACTCCTAACCATGTAACCTACACTACTTTGATTGATGGGTATTGTAGAGTGAATGACCTTGAAGAAGCCTTAAGATTGCGTGAGGTGATGGAGGTGGAAGGGTTGCGCCCTGGTGTTGTTACTTATAATTCAATCCTCCGCAAGTTGTGTGAAGAAGGAAAGATAAGGGATGCAAATAAACTTTTGAATGAAATGAGTGAGAGAAAGGTTGAACCTGATAATGTCACTTGTAACACATTGATTAATGCCTATTGCAAGATAGGAGATATGGGGTCTGCAAtgaaagtgaagaagaagatgttggaGGCTGGATTGAAGCCAGACCAGTTTACTTTCAAGGCACTGATTCATGGGTTCTGCAAGTTGCATGAGGTGGACAGTGCTAAAGAGTTTTTGTTTGAGATGCTTGATGCTGGATTTTCTCCTACCTATTCCACCTACTCGTGGCTTGTAGATAGCTATTGTGATCAAGATAATAAAGAGGCAGTTATAAGACTTCCGGATGAACTTTCAAGAAAGGGTCTTTTTGTTGATATCTCAGTGTATAGGGCACTCATAAGAAGGCTTTGTAAAATAGACAAGATTGAATCTGCAGAAAGAATATTCACTCTCATGCAAGGGAAGGGTATGAAGGGAGATAGTGTTGTATACACAAGTCTGGCATATGCTTACTTCAAAGCAGGGAAGGCAATTGCTGCATCAGATATGCTAGATGAAATGGCTAAAAGGAGGTTAATGATAACTCTTAAGATCTATAGATGTTTCAGTGCTTCTTATGCTGGTGACGGTAGCATCCTAGGCCTCTTCTGGGATCATGTAATTGAGAGACAcctaatttctaaaaatatcttgAAGTATATTCAGCAATTGGATGTAAACTCTTAA